In one window of Rhodopseudomonas palustris HaA2 DNA:
- the ccmI gene encoding c-type cytochrome biogenesis protein CcmI, whose amino-acid sequence MALWFVLAIMTAVAVFAVLWPLGRGVRAEREGSEANVYKDQLAEIDRDAAIGLIGPAEASAARVEIGRRLLASADPETVAPVTTRRGPRRGVAVFALVGLPALALAIYLPLGSPMQGDDPLASRTKTAAASQPLENLVAQVEAHLEKNPTDGRGWTVLAPVLAKLGRFDDAARAYRNSLTYAGETADRHADLGEVLSMAAGGVVTADAKSAFERAVKLNADEVKARYFLGLAAEQDGRPKDAAAMWRAMLEKAPADAPWKPMLQAQIARIEGAPLPALPDETIASAQNMSEADRSAMIRGMVDKLAARLQQNGDDVEGWLRLVRAYMVLGDGDKVKQAQAQARQAVAGNAERLKQLNDGLKTLGLDG is encoded by the coding sequence ATGGCCTTGTGGTTTGTGTTGGCGATCATGACGGCCGTCGCGGTGTTCGCCGTGCTGTGGCCGCTCGGTCGCGGCGTCCGCGCCGAGCGCGAGGGCAGCGAAGCCAATGTCTACAAGGACCAGCTTGCGGAGATCGACCGCGACGCCGCCATCGGTCTGATCGGCCCTGCCGAAGCCTCCGCCGCCCGCGTCGAAATCGGCCGGCGATTGCTGGCCAGCGCCGATCCCGAAACCGTGGCGCCGGTGACGACGCGCCGCGGGCCGCGGCGAGGGGTCGCGGTGTTCGCGCTGGTCGGACTGCCGGCGTTGGCGCTCGCGATCTATCTGCCGCTCGGCTCGCCGATGCAGGGCGACGATCCGCTGGCGAGCCGGACCAAGACCGCCGCCGCGTCGCAGCCGCTCGAAAATCTGGTGGCGCAGGTCGAGGCGCATCTCGAGAAGAATCCGACCGACGGCCGCGGCTGGACCGTGCTGGCGCCGGTGCTGGCCAAGCTCGGTCGGTTCGACGACGCCGCGCGCGCCTATCGAAATTCGCTGACCTATGCCGGCGAAACCGCGGACCGCCACGCCGATCTCGGCGAGGTGCTGTCGATGGCGGCGGGCGGGGTGGTCACCGCCGACGCCAAGTCGGCATTCGAGCGCGCGGTCAAGCTGAACGCCGACGAGGTCAAGGCGAGGTATTTCCTCGGCCTCGCCGCCGAGCAGGACGGCCGGCCGAAGGACGCCGCGGCGATGTGGCGCGCGATGCTGGAAAAGGCTCCCGCCGATGCGCCGTGGAAGCCGATGCTGCAGGCGCAGATCGCCCGGATCGAGGGTGCGCCGCTGCCGGCGCTGCCCGACGAGACGATCGCTTCGGCGCAAAACATGAGCGAGGCCGACCGCAGCGCGATGATCCGCGGCATGGTCGACAAGCTCGCAGCCCGGCTGCAGCAGAACGGCGACGACGTCGAGGGATGGCTGCGGCTGGTGCGTGCCTATATGGTGCTGGGCGACGGCGACAAGGTGAAGCAGGCGCAGGCGCAGGCACGGCAGGCGGTGGCGGGCAATGCCGAGCGGCTCAAGCAGCTCAATGACGGGCTGAAGACTCTGGGGCTCGACGGATGA